One Panicum virgatum strain AP13 chromosome 9K, P.virgatum_v5, whole genome shotgun sequence genomic region harbors:
- the LOC120652478 gene encoding uncharacterized protein LOC120652478 isoform X1, with amino-acid sequence MVAPATLSLRPCAPPRAAPPRGRAWFATATRAPPTVAVSYSARPFGGIRRAVAVDSDQQCSPEPPEQFAQEKKPKTYYFLVANAKFMLDEEEHFQEQLAEKLRNYGERDKERDFWLVIEPKFLDRFPNITKRLKRPAAALVSTDGNWITFMKLRLDRVLQDQFDAESVEEALASNPVELKFEKPEKWTAPYPKYEFGWWEPFLPPKSSNGTA; translated from the exons ATGGTGGCTCCCGCGACGCTCTCCCtccgcccctgcgcgccgccccgtgccgcgccgccccgcgggCGGGCCTGGTTCGCGACCGCTACCCGCGCGCCCCCGACCGTCGCCGTCTCCTACTCGGCGCGGCCCTTCGGTGGCATCCGCCGCGCCGTTGCCGTCGACTCCGACCAGCAGTGCTCCCCCGAGCCTCCCGAGCAG TTCGCgcaggagaagaagcccaagacGTACTACTTCCTGGTGGCGAACGCCAAGTTCATGCTGGACGAGGAGGAGCACTTCCAGGAGCAGCTCGCCGAGAAGCTGCGGAACTACGGCGAGCGCGATAAGGAGCGCGACTTCTGGCTCGTCATCGAGCCCAAGTTCCTGGACAGATTCCCCAACATCACCAAGCGCCTCAagcgcccggccgccgcgcttGTCTCCACCGACGGCAACTGGATCAC TTTCATGAAGTTAAGGCTAGACAGGGTCTTACAAGACCAGTTCGACGCAGAGTCAGTTGAAGAGGCATTGGCTTCTAATCCTGTTGAGTTGAAATTTGAGAAGCCTGAGAAATGGACAGCTCCATATCCTAAATACGAGTTTGGATGGTGGGAACCCTTCTTGCCTCCAAAATCGAGCAATGGCACAGCGTAG
- the LOC120652478 gene encoding uncharacterized protein LOC120652478 isoform X2: protein MVAPATLSLRPCAPPRAAPPRGRAWFATATRAPPTVAVSYSARPFGGIRRAVAVDSDQQCSPEPPEQEKKPKTYYFLVANAKFMLDEEEHFQEQLAEKLRNYGERDKERDFWLVIEPKFLDRFPNITKRLKRPAAALVSTDGNWITFMKLRLDRVLQDQFDAESVEEALASNPVELKFEKPEKWTAPYPKYEFGWWEPFLPPKSSNGTA, encoded by the exons ATGGTGGCTCCCGCGACGCTCTCCCtccgcccctgcgcgccgccccgtgccgcgccgccccgcgggCGGGCCTGGTTCGCGACCGCTACCCGCGCGCCCCCGACCGTCGCCGTCTCCTACTCGGCGCGGCCCTTCGGTGGCATCCGCCGCGCCGTTGCCGTCGACTCCGACCAGCAGTGCTCCCCCGAGCCTCCCGAGCAG gagaagaagcccaagacGTACTACTTCCTGGTGGCGAACGCCAAGTTCATGCTGGACGAGGAGGAGCACTTCCAGGAGCAGCTCGCCGAGAAGCTGCGGAACTACGGCGAGCGCGATAAGGAGCGCGACTTCTGGCTCGTCATCGAGCCCAAGTTCCTGGACAGATTCCCCAACATCACCAAGCGCCTCAagcgcccggccgccgcgcttGTCTCCACCGACGGCAACTGGATCAC TTTCATGAAGTTAAGGCTAGACAGGGTCTTACAAGACCAGTTCGACGCAGAGTCAGTTGAAGAGGCATTGGCTTCTAATCCTGTTGAGTTGAAATTTGAGAAGCCTGAGAAATGGACAGCTCCATATCCTAAATACGAGTTTGGATGGTGGGAACCCTTCTTGCCTCCAAAATCGAGCAATGGCACAGCGTAG